Proteins encoded in a region of the Sphingopyxis sp. OAS728 genome:
- a CDS encoding glutathione S-transferase family protein, protein MAEDLIFYTNPMSRGQIVRWMLEEVGAPYEPRILDYGTTMKDDAYLAVNPMGKVPAIVHEGKAVTECAAICAYLADAFPEAGLAPDPADRADYYRWLFFTSGPVEQAITAKHFGVEPDADQQRMAGFGSLPAALDALESAVAGKAFVAGDRFSAADVYVGSQIDWGLQFGTIPSRPAFEAYVAPLRERPAYKRAKEIDNGLIAEMQAAGTAPA, encoded by the coding sequence ATGGCCGAAGACCTGATTTTCTATACCAACCCGATGTCGCGCGGACAGATCGTTCGCTGGATGCTCGAAGAGGTCGGCGCGCCCTATGAGCCGCGCATCCTCGATTATGGGACGACGATGAAGGACGACGCCTATCTTGCGGTGAACCCGATGGGCAAGGTCCCTGCCATCGTCCACGAAGGCAAGGCCGTCACCGAATGCGCCGCGATCTGCGCCTATCTCGCTGATGCCTTCCCCGAAGCCGGCCTCGCGCCCGATCCCGCCGACCGCGCCGATTATTATCGCTGGCTCTTCTTCACCTCGGGGCCCGTCGAACAGGCGATCACCGCCAAACATTTCGGGGTCGAGCCCGATGCCGACCAACAGCGCATGGCCGGCTTTGGTTCGCTCCCCGCCGCGCTCGACGCGCTCGAAAGCGCGGTTGCGGGCAAGGCGTTCGTCGCGGGCGACCGCTTCAGCGCCGCCGACGTCTATGTCGGCAGCCAGATCGACTGGGGGCTGCAATTCGGCACGATCCCGTCGCGCCCGGCGTTCGAAGCCTATGTCGCGCCACTGCGCGAACGCCCGGCGTACAAGCGCGCCAAGGAGATCGACAACGGCCTGATCGCCGAAATGCAGGCGGCGGGAACCGCGCCCGCCTAG
- a CDS encoding competence/damage-inducible protein A codes for MSDERIWTAAVLVIGDEILSGRTQDKNVSQIATWLEVQGIRLREVRIVPDVQDEIVDALNAIRARYDYVFTTGGIGPTHDDITVDAVAKALGVGVVIHPAARAILERYYTARGAELTEARLRMARVPDGAELIPNRMSGAPGIRIGNLFVMAGVPHITAGMLDALTGELEGGAPLVAHTIGAWAPESEIADLLRQGEKDYPGVAIGSYPFFREGKTGANFVIRSTDGEQVAACVAMLTAGFEALGYAVTDGGI; via the coding sequence ATGAGCGACGAACGCATATGGACCGCCGCCGTGCTGGTGATCGGCGACGAGATTCTTTCGGGCCGCACGCAGGACAAGAATGTGTCGCAGATCGCGACCTGGCTCGAAGTGCAGGGGATTCGCCTGCGCGAAGTGCGCATCGTCCCCGATGTTCAGGATGAAATCGTCGATGCGCTGAACGCGATCCGCGCGCGCTATGATTATGTCTTCACCACCGGCGGCATCGGGCCGACGCACGACGACATCACGGTCGACGCGGTGGCGAAGGCGCTTGGCGTCGGCGTCGTGATCCATCCGGCGGCGCGCGCGATCCTCGAACGCTATTATACCGCCCGCGGCGCCGAGCTGACCGAGGCGCGGCTGCGCATGGCGCGCGTTCCCGACGGCGCCGAGTTGATCCCCAACCGCATGTCGGGCGCGCCGGGGATCCGTATCGGCAACCTGTTCGTGATGGCGGGCGTGCCGCACATCACCGCAGGGATGCTCGACGCACTGACCGGCGAGCTCGAGGGCGGCGCGCCGCTCGTCGCGCATACGATCGGCGCCTGGGCGCCCGAAAGCGAGATCGCCGACCTGCTGCGGCAGGGCGAGAAGGATTATCCGGGCGTCGCGATCGGCAGCTACCCCTTCTTCCGCGAGGGCAAGACCGGCGCCAATTTCGTCATCCGTTCGACCGATGGCGAGCAGGTCGCGGCGTGCGTCGCGATGCTCACCGCCGGCTTCGAAGCGCTCGGCTATGCGGTGACCGACGGCGGTATCTGA
- a CDS encoding MFS transporter, with amino-acid sequence MTPGRTIPFIVATIFMDAVGFGIIMPVLPQLVMEVGKIDLPHAIEVGAWIGLVMAVATFLASPVLGNLSDHFGRRRVLLLALGGLAVDYALLTIVETLPWLFVARALSGIFGGSYAAAQAAIADITAPEERARNFGFVGAAFGIGFVAGPAIGGFLGEISPRAPFVAAAILAAANMLYGYFIFPETLPADRRRAFDWCRANPLGAWKTMRALPGMDGVAGVLVLWQIASLVYPMTWSFYCIAQLGWTPGMIGASLAAVGVMIALGQVFVVGPAVARFGERDAATLGILVAVAVYVGYAFTTSTIGAFLLLIPVALQAPVQPSLMAMMSRRATAETQGEVQGISAMAMGLGQLFAPLLLTGTMAYFTADGAAVHFPGAAFVVAAIFGLLAILMLRRLPRAQASDQIPPSVTA; translated from the coding sequence GTGACACCAGGGCGTACCATCCCGTTCATCGTCGCGACCATCTTCATGGATGCGGTCGGTTTCGGCATCATCATGCCGGTGCTGCCGCAGCTCGTGATGGAGGTCGGCAAGATCGACCTGCCCCACGCGATCGAGGTCGGGGCGTGGATCGGCCTTGTCATGGCAGTCGCAACCTTCCTCGCCTCGCCCGTGCTCGGCAATCTGTCGGACCATTTCGGGCGACGGCGCGTGCTGCTGCTCGCGCTTGGCGGGCTCGCGGTCGATTATGCGCTGCTGACGATTGTCGAGACCTTGCCCTGGCTGTTCGTCGCGCGGGCGTTGTCGGGTATTTTCGGCGGCAGCTATGCGGCGGCGCAGGCCGCAATTGCCGACATCACTGCGCCCGAGGAGCGCGCGCGCAATTTCGGCTTCGTCGGCGCGGCGTTCGGCATCGGCTTCGTCGCCGGGCCAGCAATCGGCGGCTTCCTCGGCGAGATCAGCCCGCGCGCGCCCTTTGTCGCCGCCGCCATCCTCGCGGCCGCGAACATGCTCTACGGCTATTTCATTTTCCCCGAAACGCTGCCCGCCGATCGCCGCCGCGCGTTCGACTGGTGCCGCGCAAACCCGCTCGGCGCGTGGAAGACGATGCGTGCCCTGCCCGGCATGGACGGCGTCGCGGGAGTGCTCGTGCTCTGGCAGATCGCGAGCCTCGTCTATCCGATGACGTGGAGCTTCTATTGCATCGCGCAGCTCGGCTGGACGCCCGGCATGATCGGCGCAAGCCTCGCCGCGGTCGGCGTGATGATCGCACTCGGTCAAGTTTTCGTTGTCGGGCCAGCGGTCGCGCGCTTCGGCGAGCGCGACGCGGCAACGCTCGGCATCCTCGTCGCGGTGGCGGTTTATGTCGGCTACGCCTTCACCACCTCGACGATCGGCGCCTTCCTACTGCTGATTCCCGTCGCCTTGCAGGCTCCTGTGCAGCCGTCGCTGATGGCGATGATGTCGCGCCGCGCGACCGCAGAGACGCAGGGCGAGGTGCAGGGGATTTCGGCGATGGCGATGGGGCTCGGCCAGCTCTTTGCCCCATTATTGCTCACCGGAACGATGGCCTATTTCACCGCGGACGGCGCGGCGGTGCATTTTCCGGGCGCGGCTTTTGTCGTCGCAGCAATATTTGGCCTGCTCGCGATCCTGATGCTCCGCCGCCTGCCCCGCGCGCAGGCGAGCGATCAGATACCGCCGTCGGTCACCGCATAG